The Bacteriovorax sp. PP10 genome has a window encoding:
- a CDS encoding type II toxin-antitoxin system RelE/ParE family toxin: MWNIKQTEEFQEWFNKSSIKLKRETLKHVDILSQFGPHLGRPFVDTLKGSSILNLKELRFNCGEKVIRITFVFDPDRNGVLIIGGNKSGSGDKRFYDKIMLKSEKIYFDYLEKLKAEKTSKR; encoded by the coding sequence ATGTGGAATATTAAGCAAACTGAGGAATTTCAGGAGTGGTTTAATAAAAGTAGTATCAAGCTTAAAAGAGAAACTTTAAAGCATGTCGATATTTTAAGTCAGTTCGGACCACATTTAGGCAGACCTTTTGTCGACACTTTAAAAGGAAGCTCAATTTTAAATCTCAAAGAACTGAGATTTAATTGCGGTGAAAAAGTAATAAGAATTACTTTTGTATTCGATCCTGACCGCAATGGAGTCTTGATTATTGGTGGCAATAAGTCTGGAAGTGGCGATAAAAGATTTTACGATAAGATTATGCTGAAGAGTGAGAAAATCTACTTTGATTACCTGGAAAAACTTAAGGCAGAAAAAACGAGTAAGAGGTAA
- a CDS encoding helix-turn-helix domain-containing protein has protein sequence MKKKTTKYNPDFFDHAKKVIGKKRYNKVMQESKILAHEIRLKMVREAIGKNQTEVKGLTQPEVSKIEARKDMKISTLAKYAKGLGMRVQINLIYEDDEENEGIAIYG, from the coding sequence ATGAAGAAAAAAACGACAAAATATAATCCTGATTTCTTTGATCATGCTAAGAAAGTAATAGGTAAAAAAAGATATAACAAGGTCATGCAGGAAAGCAAAATTCTGGCCCATGAAATTCGTCTTAAAATGGTCAGAGAGGCCATTGGTAAGAATCAGACAGAAGTTAAAGGGCTAACTCAGCCAGAAGTTTCTAAAATTGAAGCGAGAAAGGATATGAAGATTTCGACCTTGGCAAAGTATGCCAAGGGTTTAGGTATGCGTGTTCAGATTAACTTAATTTATGAAGATGATGAAGAGAATGAAGGGATAGCTATTTATGGATAA